A segment of the Caldisericia bacterium genome:
TCTTTCTATAGCTTCAATAGTTCTTCTCTCCTACTCAAAGAAGAAAAGGGAAAAGGTTAAACCATCCCTTCTTATCTTCTACATTCTTGGAGGAACGAGTATGTTTATGAACAAACTCTACCAGAAGTTTGGAGATGTCTCCTTAAGAAATGTTTATCTCCTTGTTGTATTCCTTGTGGCATCACTTATTGGAATAACTTTCTTAACAAAGAGAAGGATAGAGAAATTTGAGATAGCTCTTGGATTCTTTGTTGGCATATCAAACCTTCTTCAAAATTCATTTCTCATCCTTTCCCTCTCCCTTCTAAAATCCACCGTTGCCTTCCCAATATTTGGAGTTGTAAGCATTCTCCTTATAAATATGGCTGGAAAGTTCATATTCTCAGAAGAATTTGGGATTAAAAAGATACTTGCCACAGGAATGGCTTTAGCCTCCATAATCCTTATAAATCTATGAGAAGAAGGGGGAGATTAGGGAATCTACGAAGTCTCTGGGGTTGAAGGTTTCAATGTCATCCACACCCTCACCTGTTCCAAGAAAGAGGATGGGAATTTTAAACTTCAAAAATATAGGCACAATTGCGCCGGGTTTTATTGTCGAATCAATCTTTGTAAGAACAATTCCTGTAACTGATGCAACATCTTTAAACTTCTCAACCTGAGAAAAGAGATTCTCTCCATCTGTGGAATCAAGGACAAGTATTGATTCTGTAACTTTGGAAAGTTTCTCAATAACTCTTC
Coding sequences within it:
- a CDS encoding EamA family transporter, whose amino-acid sequence is FKLGERRRADRIVVSTLNYIVGFSILLIEILIERDTKIQGFHISYALENLLKIIKTGGTLNYEGSILWGVIVGFFAGISYFTAFVFYQKSIKENGVGITGTVRSLNILIPMFLSMILWMEIPNSIQWIGIALSIASIVLLSYSKKKREKVKPSLLIFYILGGTSMFMNKLYQKFGDVSLRNVYLLVVFLVASLIGITFLTKRRIEKFEIALGFFVGISNLLQNSFLILSLSLLKSTVAFPIFGVVSILLINMAGKFIFSEEFGIKKILATGMALASIILINL